The following are from one region of the Nocardioides marmotae genome:
- a CDS encoding IclR family transcriptional regulator has product MKTAPTYAVASVDHALRLATMLQLEGTLSVAQAAERLGVARSTAHRLLQMLVYRDFAVQDDARIYHAGPVLQLATHSRSQTSRLRSAAMPHLDRVVEVVGESANLTIRTGTTARFIASVECSQTLRVGSREGMVFPAHRSTGGLLLLAELPDEELSVIYAEPVDDDGDPPELAALRKELAVIRAQGFVVNQGRSERGVVAVGVPVRDEDGNALAGLSISMPEVRYEKGRLPRLVATLNRTAGAIEASLTA; this is encoded by the coding sequence ATGAAGACAGCGCCGACGTACGCCGTCGCGAGCGTCGACCACGCCCTGCGGTTGGCCACCATGCTCCAGCTCGAGGGCACGCTCTCCGTCGCGCAGGCCGCCGAGCGCCTCGGGGTCGCGCGCTCGACCGCCCACCGGCTGTTGCAGATGCTGGTCTACCGCGACTTCGCCGTGCAGGACGACGCTCGGATCTACCACGCCGGACCGGTGCTCCAGCTCGCCACGCACTCCCGGTCGCAGACCTCCCGGCTCCGGTCCGCAGCGATGCCGCACCTGGATCGCGTCGTCGAGGTCGTGGGGGAGTCGGCCAACCTCACCATCCGGACCGGCACGACCGCGCGCTTCATCGCTTCGGTCGAGTGCAGCCAGACGCTGCGGGTCGGTTCCCGCGAGGGGATGGTGTTCCCGGCCCACCGCAGCACCGGTGGGCTCCTCCTGCTGGCCGAGCTGCCCGACGAGGAGCTCAGCGTGATCTACGCGGAGCCGGTCGACGATGACGGAGATCCGCCCGAGCTGGCGGCGCTGCGCAAGGAGCTCGCGGTGATCCGCGCCCAGGGCTTCGTGGTCAACCAGGGACGCTCGGAGCGTGGCGTGGTGGCGGTGGGCGTCCCCGTGCGCGACGAGGACGGCAACGCCCTGGCGGGCCTGTCGATCTCGATGCCCGAGGTTCGCTACGAGAAGGGCCGCCTGCCGCGCCTGGTCGCGACCCTGAACAGGACCGCCGGCGCGATCGAGGCCTCGCTCACCGCCTAG